The Leptospiraceae bacterium genome has a segment encoding these proteins:
- a CDS encoding RNA polymerase sigma factor has protein sequence MRELTLEQKIQKIKIYYEKYSQEIINFIYRSTQDYPLSCDILQDTFVNFLKVFSNKALIDEEKVRFYLFQTAKNLLINHYRKSKRIFFIDFQNKTLMKSEMEEKLSQEAFSNSELQENEKKVQKLLSFLSIEERILILLRYHSNLKLEEIAELEKTSISTISRRIEKIEKKLKEIAKKEKIL, from the coding sequence ATGAGGGAACTTACTTTAGAACAAAAAATACAGAAGATAAAGATTTACTATGAAAAATATTCTCAAGAAATCATTAATTTTATCTATCGTTCTACTCAAGATTATCCATTATCGTGTGATATTTTACAAGATACTTTTGTGAATTTCCTTAAAGTATTCTCAAATAAAGCACTAATTGATGAAGAAAAAGTACGTTTTTATCTATTTCAAACAGCCAAAAACTTACTAATTAATCACTATCGAAAGTCAAAAAGAATCTTTTTCATTGACTTTCAAAATAAAACCCTTATGAAATCAGAGATGGAAGAAAAGTTAAGTCAAGAAGCTTTTTCCAATTCTGAGTTACAAGAGAATGAAAAAAAGGTTCAAAAACTCCTAAGTTTCCTTTCTATCGAAGAAAGAATTTTGATTTTACTGAGATATCATTCGAACCTCAAACTCGAAGAAATTGCCGAGTTAGAAAAAACAAGCATATCTACGATATCAAGAAGGATTGAAAAGATCGAAAAAAAACTCAAAGAGATTGCAAAGAAAGAAAAGATTTTATAG
- a CDS encoding (2Fe-2S)-binding protein, translated as MENINPSIFRPTRICICLGLTREDLIDAIRRYQILNFEELQKYTKCSTGCGTCEDEIKHFLEQFKSATNS; from the coding sequence GTGGAAAATATAAACCCTTCAATTTTCAGACCTACAAGAATTTGTATATGCTTAGGTTTAACTAGAGAAGATTTAATTGACGCAATACGAAGATATCAAATCCTAAACTTCGAAGAATTACAAAAATACACAAAATGTTCCACAGGTTGTGGAACTTGTGAAGACGAAATAAAACACTTTTTAGAGCAATTTAAGTCAGCTACAAATTCATAA
- a CDS encoding chemotaxis protein CheA has protein sequence MSNLIQNFIQESLDLLFIAENNLLVLERDYINFSMEELPKEKKELVHSLFRAIHTIKGNSGLFDLEKVKNLTHVFENILTKIRNNEIRITREFIDVSLLAIDRIRSMIENLTNEKETYIDDIIEQLEKIQSQALKTNQEIKRNTEVSFESIYLNHYERIYNILLDLQRKFKENEFYFCIINLPEDELLSNYHKVIETFENKYKILFHDFIEFQNHIYPFWIVNKPENIPYKILYQKQTIIQDSRSDEKRNKEVEKPYYETTFMETEAFLKVPANLIEELINLAGESIIARNELLQRLSTSYKEHRELWSSGKKVSLLISQIQEKLMKLRLQELNVLFERIPRIARELSKETQKEIDLEIDGGKIELDKTLIDAIRDPIVHIIRNAVDHGIETQEERIRKGKPPKGKITIKAFFRGGNVIITVQDDGRGIDPQKIVKKAIEKNIITPSDAEKFTKKEIIDLIFLPGFSTADKITERSGRGVGMDVVKNSLRSIKGFVDIETEIDQGTTIILTIPQTLSIITCLVIQIYDRKYAIPQNQIREIIKIDHKYLTNLHGSLVYELRNYIIPVIDPYFIVRSNYENKHIEHKSNFEYLIFLETDQHIYGLLTSDILSPEELMIKPLGEEFNEIPFYSGGTILGDGDTILVLDVLGIAKSFHIQSNRKEIELSLQEQARKQTQTKKYLIFESEGYYYGISIENKPRVVEVPIKEIETLLNFHAFKYQNHLTPLLDVNKILNVETKMMMFDRKSIYAIILRNQNEEYISLQATTILNITDEFDSITKEIEKETIIDSYAIHNGQTLILLDVDRIFLHWKNSKLQLNKANHKMNS, from the coding sequence ATGAGCAATTTAATTCAAAATTTCATTCAAGAATCATTAGATTTATTATTCATAGCAGAAAATAACCTTTTGGTGTTGGAAAGAGATTATATTAATTTTTCAATGGAGGAGCTTCCGAAAGAAAAAAAAGAATTAGTTCATAGTCTCTTCCGAGCCATTCACACTATTAAAGGAAATTCAGGTCTATTTGACTTAGAGAAAGTAAAAAATTTAACACATGTATTTGAAAATATCTTAACAAAGATTCGAAATAACGAAATCCGTATCACAAGGGAATTTATTGACGTTTCTCTTTTAGCTATCGACAGAATTCGATCTATGATCGAAAATCTTACTAACGAAAAAGAAACTTATATTGATGATATAATCGAACAATTAGAAAAGATTCAATCACAAGCGTTAAAAACAAACCAAGAAATCAAAAGAAATACTGAAGTTTCTTTCGAATCAATATATCTGAACCATTATGAAAGGATATACAATATTCTCTTGGACTTGCAAAGAAAATTCAAAGAAAATGAGTTTTATTTTTGTATTATTAATCTACCTGAGGATGAACTTTTGTCAAACTATCATAAAGTCATAGAAACTTTTGAAAATAAATACAAAATTCTCTTTCATGATTTTATAGAATTCCAAAATCATATATACCCTTTTTGGATAGTCAACAAACCAGAAAATATTCCTTACAAAATTTTATATCAAAAGCAGACCATCATCCAAGATTCTCGTTCTGATGAAAAACGGAATAAAGAAGTGGAAAAACCCTATTATGAAACCACATTCATGGAAACTGAAGCATTCTTAAAAGTTCCTGCAAATTTAATTGAAGAATTAATAAACTTAGCAGGAGAATCCATTATTGCAAGGAATGAGCTACTTCAAAGACTTTCCACTTCCTATAAAGAACACCGAGAGTTATGGAGCTCAGGCAAGAAAGTAAGTCTGTTAATCTCGCAAATTCAAGAAAAATTAATGAAACTTAGACTACAAGAGTTAAACGTTTTGTTTGAAAGGATTCCTAGGATAGCAAGAGAACTATCCAAAGAAACTCAAAAAGAAATAGATTTAGAAATTGATGGTGGTAAGATCGAATTAGATAAAACTTTAATTGATGCCATACGAGATCCTATTGTTCATATCATCAGAAATGCCGTAGATCATGGCATCGAAACACAAGAAGAAAGAATCAGAAAAGGAAAACCACCAAAAGGAAAAATCACCATAAAGGCTTTCTTTCGAGGAGGAAATGTCATCATTACCGTTCAAGATGATGGAAGAGGAATTGATCCTCAAAAAATAGTAAAAAAGGCAATAGAAAAAAATATTATTACCCCTTCTGATGCAGAAAAGTTTACGAAAAAAGAGATTATTGATCTTATTTTTTTGCCTGGATTTAGCACAGCTGACAAAATCACAGAACGTTCGGGACGTGGTGTTGGCATGGATGTGGTTAAGAATTCCCTTCGTTCCATCAAAGGCTTTGTTGATATTGAAACAGAGATAGATCAAGGAACCACAATCATATTAACCATACCTCAAACCTTATCAATTATAACATGCTTAGTAATCCAAATCTATGATCGAAAATACGCTATCCCTCAAAACCAGATTAGAGAAATCATAAAAATCGATCATAAATACTTAACTAATTTGCATGGTAGTCTTGTGTATGAATTGCGAAATTATATCATACCCGTGATCGATCCTTACTTTATAGTTCGATCTAATTATGAAAACAAACATATAGAACACAAATCAAATTTCGAATATTTGATTTTTTTAGAAACAGATCAACATATTTATGGTTTATTAACCAGCGATATCTTGAGCCCAGAAGAACTGATGATAAAACCTTTAGGCGAGGAGTTCAACGAAATTCCTTTTTATTCAGGAGGAACTATTTTAGGAGATGGTGATACCATTTTGGTTTTAGATGTTTTAGGGATTGCAAAGAGTTTTCATATCCAATCAAATCGAAAAGAAATTGAACTAAGTCTCCAAGAGCAAGCTAGAAAACAAACACAAACTAAAAAATATTTGATTTTTGAATCCGAAGGTTATTATTATGGTATATCCATAGAAAATAAACCGAGAGTTGTTGAAGTGCCTATCAAAGAGATTGAAACGTTATTAAATTTCCATGCTTTTAAATACCAAAATCACCTCACTCCTTTATTAGACGTAAACAAGATCTTGAATGTTGAAACCAAAATGATGATGTTTGATAGGAAATCGATTTATGCAATTATATTAAGAAATCAAAATGAGGAATATATTTCCTTACAAGCAACGACCATATTGAACATCACAGATGAATTTGATAGTATTACGAAAGAAATTGAAAAAGAGACAATTATTGATAGCTATGCCATCCATAATGGTCAAACTTTAATTCTCCTGGATGTTGATAGGATTTTCTTGCATTGGAAAAATTCAAAATTGCAATTAAATAAAGCAAACCATAAAATGAATTCATAG
- the pssA gene encoding CDP-diacylglycerol--serine O-phosphatidyltransferase, translating to MKSFFHFKWIPNLFTFGNLLLGFYAILITLTYHHNPELLKVAGFLIILAALLDGMDGFFARLLRASSEIGAQLDSLADLTTFGVAPAVLFYSIFFQDMHVGFQSFSIPLGILLAGIYPASAAFRLARFNVHHSEDSFDGLPSPIAGLVIALIPLMTYELEVPIPNIVFIVIFFLLSYLMVSTLKYSKIQVSIFRRFTRFRAILFLVSFFMIMMFIHIKFGTNISASVLFILILIYVFSGIISFVIHLIQIKKL from the coding sequence ATGAAGTCTTTTTTTCATTTCAAGTGGATTCCCAATCTTTTTACGTTTGGTAATTTACTATTAGGTTTTTATGCAATTTTAATAACTCTAACATATCACCATAACCCTGAGTTATTGAAAGTGGCGGGATTCTTGATAATTCTTGCAGCACTTTTAGATGGGATGGATGGTTTTTTCGCAAGGTTGTTACGAGCTTCTTCTGAAATTGGAGCTCAGTTGGATAGTTTAGCCGATTTAACCACATTTGGGGTTGCACCTGCTGTGTTATTTTATAGTATTTTTTTTCAAGACATGCATGTTGGATTTCAATCATTCTCGATTCCTTTGGGGATTTTACTTGCCGGGATTTATCCAGCTTCAGCAGCTTTTCGTCTTGCAAGATTTAATGTTCATCATAGTGAAGATAGTTTCGATGGACTTCCTTCACCTATTGCGGGACTTGTTATCGCCCTGATACCTTTGATGACCTATGAATTAGAGGTTCCTATCCCTAATATTGTTTTTATTGTGATATTCTTTTTATTATCTTACCTGATGGTAAGCACCTTGAAGTATTCGAAAATTCAAGTTTCTATCTTTCGCAGATTCACTCGTTTTCGTGCTATTTTATTTTTGGTTTCTTTTTTTATGATTATGATGTTTATACATATTAAATTTGGCACAAATATATCTGCATCGGTTTTATTTATTTTGATTTTGATTTACGTTTTCTCAGGAATTATTAGTTTTGTTATCCATTTGATTCAAATCAAGAAATTATAG
- the cheB gene encoding chemotaxis-specific protein-glutamate methyltransferase CheB: MSNKIKIMIVEDSLTMRNFLFQAFSDIQNIEIISYASNGKLAIPRIKFYQPDFVILDYEMPLMDGIETIKEIKKQNIETNIIMFSAYTYEGAEVTLEALKEGAIDFVSKPNFKAHPQEIVDYIKKNLIQKIIELSIEKKREQKEQKQEQKKETKLLDKEILINRFSFDLSKIEIVGIGISTGGPIVLHEIVKNLPRIKKIIVIVQHMPPLFTLKLAESLNKISKNKVLEAQDQMILEEGCIYIAPGGFHLGIDKNNDDYIARLYDDPPINNCKPSVDFLFDSLSKFGNKAVGIIMTGMGIDGYEGIKKMYRAGCYTIAQSPESCVVYGMPKKPIEENLVYEILSPIEISNFLKKTIC, from the coding sequence ATGAGCAACAAAATAAAAATCATGATTGTCGAAGATTCTCTTACGATGAGAAATTTTTTATTTCAAGCATTCTCTGATATACAAAACATTGAAATCATATCTTATGCTTCAAATGGTAAATTAGCTATACCGAGGATAAAGTTTTATCAGCCTGATTTTGTGATCTTAGATTATGAAATGCCTTTAATGGACGGAATAGAAACCATAAAAGAAATCAAAAAGCAAAATATCGAAACCAACATAATCATGTTTAGTGCTTATACATACGAAGGAGCTGAAGTCACCTTAGAAGCTCTAAAAGAAGGAGCTATCGATTTCGTTTCCAAACCAAATTTCAAAGCACATCCACAAGAAATCGTTGATTATATCAAAAAAAACTTAATTCAAAAGATCATTGAACTATCGATTGAAAAAAAAAGAGAACAAAAAGAACAAAAACAAGAACAAAAAAAAGAAACAAAACTCTTAGATAAAGAAATTCTTATAAACAGATTTTCTTTTGATTTAAGTAAAATAGAAATTGTTGGAATAGGTATCTCAACTGGTGGTCCGATTGTATTACATGAAATTGTCAAAAACCTACCTAGAATAAAAAAAATAATTGTTATAGTCCAGCACATGCCACCTCTTTTTACTTTAAAATTAGCTGAATCCCTGAATAAAATTTCAAAAAATAAGGTCTTAGAGGCACAAGATCAAATGATATTAGAAGAAGGTTGTATATACATAGCACCAGGTGGCTTTCATTTAGGAATAGATAAGAACAATGACGATTATATAGCAAGGCTTTATGATGATCCACCGATTAATAATTGCAAACCCTCTGTAGATTTTCTTTTCGACTCATTATCAAAATTTGGCAATAAAGCTGTTGGTATCATTATGACAGGAATGGGAATAGATGGTTATGAAGGCATAAAAAAGATGTATCGTGCTGGTTGCTATACCATTGCCCAAAGTCCCGAAAGTTGTGTTGTCTACGGGATGCCAAAAAAACCAATTGAAGAAAATCTAGTTTATGAAATCTTATCTCCAATTGAGATATCTAACTTTTTGAAAAAAACAATTTGCTAA
- a CDS encoding MotA/TolQ/ExbB proton channel family protein: MDWKFYFIQGGPVVWFLMFLFLVVIIIMIERYLFYKSYQNFTNLIKRKLQENKIDISKTHNEISTLLTYEKIPYLKNWFSVFNHIEEYLKSSNSLSMDVEELKKQLIYQDYKYLERYLIYLATLGNLSPFIGLLGTVLGIIRSFANLGDANIQEINKGIAEALVATALGLLVAIPSSFGYNLFRKKVDDIISDIDYIFSLLKQKR; this comes from the coding sequence ATGGATTGGAAATTTTATTTTATTCAAGGCGGTCCAGTTGTATGGTTTTTGATGTTTCTTTTTTTGGTGGTTATTATCATTATGATCGAGAGATACTTGTTCTACAAAAGCTATCAAAATTTTACAAATCTAATCAAAAGGAAACTTCAAGAAAATAAAATTGACATTTCTAAGACACATAATGAAATTTCTACGCTATTAACTTATGAAAAAATTCCTTATCTAAAAAATTGGTTTTCTGTTTTTAATCATATAGAAGAGTATCTTAAATCTTCGAATTCTTTGTCAATGGATGTAGAAGAATTAAAAAAGCAACTTATCTATCAAGATTACAAATACTTGGAAAGATATTTGATTTACCTAGCCACACTTGGAAACCTTAGTCCTTTTATTGGTTTATTAGGAACCGTGTTGGGAATTATTCGTTCGTTTGCGAATTTGGGTGATGCGAATATCCAAGAAATTAATAAAGGGATCGCAGAAGCATTAGTGGCTACGGCTTTGGGATTACTTGTTGCTATACCATCATCTTTTGGTTATAATTTGTTTAGAAAAAAAGTTGATGATATTATATCTGATATAGATTATATTTTTAGCTTATTAAAACAAAAACGATGA
- a CDS encoding FecR domain-containing protein → MKKAITILQIFMMLVYLGYCKQASDKQKEKITMLITYSTGEVKVIRKDTKGNETVLPAKVGMLVYENDIIRTENGKIDLQMKTGSVIRIKEMTEISIASLATQAGGDNKLVVDHGSVIASVKRSSDKEGFKIATPTAIAGVRGTVFVVEVDPFEKTSSVQVVEGKVALKPRILALEKASADEIQKKSELAALKRLEENEIVIEKNQAGRLNPEIERKIVKVNEKVEKAENIEVVLKEKEVQELAKVEPQKVAEVKAFEPSQELLIEKETLVRLNTEEFSQVEQGKDVDKILQQKEQEMKLKQEEILKKIEEEASKKELKTEKEIQRHYNKLEIITLHDGRKITGAVIAQTDDILVIHTAKGIIRVKKEEVESQEFK, encoded by the coding sequence ATGAAGAAAGCTATAACTATATTACAAATTTTCATGATGCTTGTTTATTTAGGATATTGTAAGCAAGCATCTGATAAACAAAAAGAAAAAATTACAATGCTTATTACATACTCAACAGGCGAAGTCAAAGTGATCCGCAAAGACACAAAAGGCAATGAAACCGTTCTTCCAGCAAAAGTAGGAATGTTAGTGTATGAAAATGACATCATTAGAACTGAAAATGGAAAGATTGATCTTCAAATGAAAACAGGTTCTGTAATTAGAATAAAAGAAATGACTGAAATATCCATTGCCTCTTTGGCAACTCAAGCAGGTGGAGATAACAAATTGGTAGTGGATCATGGAAGTGTGATAGCGAGTGTCAAACGTTCTTCTGATAAAGAAGGATTCAAAATTGCTACACCGACAGCTATTGCGGGTGTTCGTGGAACAGTTTTTGTCGTTGAAGTTGATCCATTTGAAAAAACAAGTTCTGTTCAAGTTGTTGAAGGAAAAGTTGCACTAAAGCCTCGAATCTTAGCTTTAGAAAAAGCTTCTGCAGATGAGATCCAAAAGAAATCAGAACTTGCGGCTCTGAAAAGACTTGAAGAAAATGAGATTGTGATTGAAAAAAATCAAGCAGGTCGTCTCAATCCTGAAATTGAAAGAAAAATCGTAAAAGTTAATGAAAAAGTTGAAAAAGCAGAAAATATTGAAGTAGTCTTAAAAGAAAAAGAAGTTCAAGAACTTGCAAAAGTGGAACCTCAGAAAGTTGCTGAAGTAAAAGCATTTGAACCTTCTCAAGAATTATTGATAGAAAAAGAAACATTAGTAAGATTAAATACTGAAGAATTTTCTCAAGTAGAACAAGGAAAAGATGTAGATAAAATCCTTCAACAGAAAGAACAAGAAATGAAACTAAAGCAAGAAGAAATACTTAAGAAAATTGAAGAGGAAGCATCAAAAAAAGAATTAAAAACTGAAAAAGAAATTCAAAGACATTACAACAAATTAGAAATCATTACCTTGCATGATGGAAGAAAAATCACAGGAGCTGTGATTGCTCAAACCGATGATATTCTGGTTATCCATACGGCTAAAGGTATCATCAGAGTCAAAAAAGAGGAAGTAGAGTCACAAGAATTTAAATAA
- a CDS encoding FecR domain-containing protein: protein MLEKYKEKKGYNQTAISGIIININGDVWIKKKNKSEQKVFIGNLIEIEDLIQTSDDSFVDIMFEDRFQIRVLSNSSLQINLQNQVWHIKQNFGRAVYMVKKGIDVPLLVEASSFLVRVVGTFFYVENEKDLLVEVVEGTVEILKHDPNTKEIQYLDKLDKHEQILFESKREEFQKKVSKNSELVVIFSEMSKQAEIYNNDEIWESLSKIPNIKDKKEIETLYNRTLEKIKLIDDRIVEGIIVSQHGDIVILHTTDGVKVIELDKIKEIIYEHTQ from the coding sequence ATGTTAGAGAAATATAAAGAGAAAAAAGGATATAATCAGACTGCAATTAGTGGAATTATCATAAATATAAATGGTGATGTATGGATTAAGAAAAAAAACAAAAGTGAACAAAAAGTCTTTATTGGTAATTTAATAGAAATCGAAGATTTGATACAAACAAGTGATGATAGCTTTGTCGATATAATGTTTGAAGATCGTTTTCAAATAAGGGTACTTTCTAATTCTTCCTTACAAATTAATCTTCAAAATCAAGTTTGGCACATAAAGCAAAATTTCGGTAGGGCTGTCTATATGGTTAAAAAGGGCATAGATGTGCCATTACTTGTAGAAGCAAGTTCTTTTTTGGTTCGTGTTGTTGGCACTTTTTTTTATGTTGAAAATGAAAAAGATCTTCTCGTTGAAGTGGTGGAGGGAACAGTAGAAATTCTAAAGCATGATCCTAACACTAAAGAAATACAATACTTGGATAAGCTAGATAAACACGAACAAATTTTATTCGAATCAAAAAGAGAAGAATTTCAAAAAAAAGTTTCAAAAAATTCAGAGTTAGTTGTTATTTTTAGTGAAATGAGTAAGCAAGCTGAAATCTACAATAACGATGAAATTTGGGAAAGTTTATCAAAAATTCCTAATATAAAAGACAAAAAAGAAATAGAGACTCTCTACAATAGAACTTTAGAGAAGATAAAACTAATAGACGATCGAATTGTAGAAGGTATCATAGTGTCTCAACATGGTGATATTGTTATCCTTCACACAACAGATGGTGTAAAAGTAATCGAATTGGACAAGATTAAAGAAATCATTTATGAACATACTCAATGA
- a CDS encoding chemotaxis protein CheW encodes MQILIFYLNQRKYGIELQYCKEIDLLEKFTILHYDSQNFKSYIEGITNLRGEIITLINLKKLFQLEETSIKEGNLIIRLTVKKAKVSILVDEVFDIISIDNKSKDYSKGHINPNLIPYIDYTILYNHEPILVINVMGL; translated from the coding sequence ATGCAAATCTTAATCTTTTATTTGAATCAAAGAAAATATGGGATTGAACTTCAATATTGTAAAGAAATTGATTTATTAGAAAAGTTCACTATACTGCATTATGATAGCCAAAACTTCAAATCCTATATCGAAGGGATTACGAACCTTAGAGGTGAAATCATAACCTTAATCAACTTAAAAAAGTTATTTCAGCTTGAAGAGACAAGTATTAAAGAAGGAAATCTGATTATTCGTTTAACCGTCAAAAAAGCGAAAGTATCGATACTTGTAGATGAAGTTTTTGACATCATATCAATAGATAATAAATCAAAAGATTACTCCAAGGGGCACATCAACCCTAACTTAATACCCTATATAGATTATACGATTTTATATAATCATGAACCCATATTAGTTATCAACGTAATGGGGCTATAG